In Blautia sp. SC05B48, a single genomic region encodes these proteins:
- a CDS encoding ABC transporter permease: MRKHRAGSVWMILPLYLFTLIFVALPLLYVVAMSFSTADGGYGVNWKFTLDNYKQILEPVYLQTFTGSFRLALTSTLIICLVGYPFGYFMAKLSEGKKKLAMLFLMLPFWVNSLIRLYGWIIILQKKGLLNYLLMKLGIIQEPLKILYSYPAIVIGMIYVLLPFMALSVYSSAEKLDWSLVEAARDLGASRWKAFWSVTFKLTLPGLLSGVILTFIPSMGLFFIADILGGNKIVLVGSLIQEQMTRGNNWPFAAALAVVLMILTTLMIVLYRKLTNVKELEGIG, encoded by the coding sequence ATGCGTAAGCATAGAGCAGGCTCCGTATGGATGATCCTGCCGCTGTATCTCTTCACGCTGATCTTTGTTGCACTGCCCCTTCTGTATGTGGTCGCAATGAGCTTTTCCACAGCAGACGGCGGCTACGGCGTGAACTGGAAATTTACTCTGGATAATTACAAGCAGATCCTGGAGCCTGTATACCTGCAGACCTTTACGGGATCCTTCCGCCTTGCGCTCACCAGCACTTTGATCATCTGTCTGGTGGGCTACCCCTTCGGATACTTTATGGCAAAGCTTTCCGAGGGCAAAAAGAAGCTGGCCATGCTTTTCCTGATGCTGCCTTTCTGGGTGAACTCCCTGATCCGTCTTTATGGCTGGATCATCATTCTCCAGAAAAAGGGCCTTCTGAATTATCTGCTGATGAAGCTTGGCATCATCCAGGAGCCCTTAAAAATCCTGTACAGCTATCCGGCGATCGTGATCGGTATGATCTATGTATTGCTGCCGTTTATGGCACTGTCCGTATATTCCAGTGCGGAAAAGCTGGACTGGTCCCTTGTGGAAGCTGCCAGAGACCTTGGAGCCAGCAGATGGAAGGCCTTCTGGAGCGTCACCTTTAAGCTGACTTTGCCGGGACTTCTTTCCGGAGTGATACTTACCTTTATTCCGTCTATGGGTCTGTTTTTTATTGCGGATATCCTGGGCGGAAACAAGATCGTACTAGTGGGAAGTCTGATCCAGGAGCAGATGACAAGAGGCAATAACTGGCCCTTTGCCGCAGCACTGGCTGTGGTACTGATGATACTGACAACTCTGATGATCGTATTATATCGGAAGCTTACCAATGTGAAGGAACTGGAGGGAATCGGATGA
- a CDS encoding ABC transporter permease: MKKNSKLSGLYLGILFFLMYLPIGVVVVFSFNEARLPVRFTGFSLKWYQELFQDRDLIQALKNSLILAVSSCGVSAVIGTLGAVGLSRIHWKTKGVMEYISILPLMIPEIILGMVLMAFFYMLNLPFGMLTLLIGHTVFCVPYILMEVKARLVGMNPSLEEAARDLGAGSFRAFWDITLPLIMPAVISGSLLAFAMSMDDVVISIFVTGPRVSTLPIKVYTQMKTGVTPEINALCTIMLGVILLVLAVYLIAEKRGKGNIKDEQ; encoded by the coding sequence ATGAAAAAGAACTCAAAGCTTTCAGGACTGTACCTGGGAATCCTGTTTTTCCTTATGTATCTGCCCATTGGTGTGGTAGTGGTATTTTCGTTTAATGAAGCAAGACTTCCGGTGCGCTTTACCGGATTTTCCCTGAAATGGTATCAGGAACTGTTTCAGGACAGGGATCTGATCCAGGCATTGAAAAACAGTTTGATCCTGGCGGTGTCCAGCTGTGGGGTATCTGCAGTGATCGGAACACTGGGGGCTGTAGGACTTTCCAGGATCCACTGGAAAACAAAAGGGGTGATGGAGTATATTTCCATCCTGCCTCTGATGATCCCGGAAATCATTCTGGGAATGGTACTGATGGCATTTTTCTATATGCTGAACCTGCCATTTGGAATGCTGACACTTCTGATCGGACACACGGTTTTCTGTGTGCCCTATATTTTGATGGAGGTAAAAGCAAGGCTTGTGGGAATGAATCCGTCCCTAGAAGAGGCAGCCAGAGATCTTGGTGCTGGTTCCTTTCGGGCCTTCTGGGACATTACCCTGCCGCTGATCATGCCGGCTGTTATATCCGGCTCTCTGCTGGCCTTTGCCATGTCCATGGACGATGTGGTGATCAGCATTTTTGTAACCGGGCCACGTGTATCCACGCTGCCGATAAAAGTTTACACACAGATGAAAACAGGCGTTACGCCGGAGATCAATGCACTTTGTACCATAATGCTGGGAGTGATCCTTCTGGTACTGGCAGTATATCTGATCGCAGAAAAACGCGGGAAAGGGAATATAAAAGATGAGCAATAA
- a CDS encoding amidohydrolase, which produces MNHIEEKIIQTIDEHREEIIALAKDIQSHPEPGFYEERTAAHVAAFLRGLGLRVHGGLARTGVRAEWMEQDGPNVTIIGELDAIGCKSHPMADPVNGTAHACGHHAQIAAMIGAALALTNEEVQASLSGSVSFFAVPAEEYIDADKRARLRKEGIGFPASGKSELIRLGEFDHSDIILTTHVHMMQVEEDFYLGNAACNGFSAERVTVRGKAAHAAIDPWDGVNALSITSSAIQMMGLMRETFREEDHVRLHNVIRKAGDVINAVPDEAVIETKVRAASLDAIRATQEKMDRAYDGAAYAFGGTIEREPLQGYMPILHRGADKVMEESVKLLDASYRCSKPADFNNACTDVGDLTHLFPVLNFTFGGFAGKLHGADFKIMDEELAYIKPAKLLALTTYRLLCDQAKEAKKICQEFKPVFNKETYCQYIRDNFHENE; this is translated from the coding sequence ATGAATCATATTGAAGAAAAAATCATTCAGACTATAGATGAACATAGAGAAGAAATCATAGCCCTTGCGAAGGATATTCAGAGTCATCCGGAGCCAGGGTTTTATGAGGAGAGAACAGCCGCACACGTAGCGGCTTTTTTGCGTGGCCTTGGACTCCGTGTACATGGGGGACTTGCACGCACAGGGGTTCGCGCTGAGTGGATGGAACAGGACGGACCGAACGTTACTATTATCGGAGAACTTGACGCCATCGGATGTAAGTCGCATCCGATGGCTGATCCCGTTAACGGGACAGCACATGCATGCGGACACCACGCACAGATTGCAGCCATGATCGGCGCAGCATTGGCACTGACCAATGAGGAGGTTCAAGCCTCTCTGTCTGGGTCCGTATCTTTTTTTGCCGTTCCGGCGGAGGAATACATCGATGCAGATAAACGTGCACGGCTTCGTAAAGAGGGAATCGGTTTTCCTGCATCCGGAAAAAGCGAACTGATCCGTCTTGGAGAATTTGACCATTCTGACATTATTCTGACAACCCACGTGCACATGATGCAGGTGGAGGAAGATTTTTACCTGGGGAATGCGGCTTGCAATGGATTTTCCGCAGAACGAGTGACAGTAAGAGGAAAAGCCGCACATGCAGCTATTGATCCATGGGATGGTGTCAATGCATTAAGTATTACTTCCAGTGCCATCCAGATGATGGGACTGATGCGTGAAACGTTCCGGGAGGAAGACCATGTGCGTCTTCACAACGTGATCCGAAAAGCCGGAGATGTGATCAATGCAGTTCCGGACGAAGCGGTGATCGAAACAAAAGTCCGTGCAGCGTCTCTGGATGCGATCCGGGCAACACAGGAAAAAATGGATCGCGCCTATGACGGAGCTGCCTATGCATTCGGTGGTACGATCGAAAGAGAACCGCTTCAGGGATATATGCCGATCCTGCACAGAGGTGCGGATAAAGTGATGGAAGAATCTGTAAAGCTTCTGGATGCTTCATACCGGTGTTCAAAGCCGGCAGATTTTAACAACGCCTGTACCGACGTAGGAGACCTGACCCATCTGTTTCCGGTGCTGAATTTTACATTCGGAGGATTTGCGGGGAAACTTCACGGAGCAGATTTTAAGATCATGGATGAAGAACTGGCTTATATCAAACCAGCCAAGCTTCTGGCACTGACTACGTATCGTCTTCTCTGTGACCAGGCAAAAGAAGCAAAAAAAATCTGTCAGGAATTTAAACCTGTATTTAATAAAGAAACTTATTGTCAGTATATACGAGATAATTTTCATGAAAATGAGTAG
- a CDS encoding ABC transporter ATP-binding protein, which yields MSEISLELKNIKKSFQEGEDILESICLTAKKGEFVTLLGSSGCGKTTTLRIIAGLEQPDSGQVFLDEKDVTSLEPNQRNVNTVFQNYALFPHMNVADNIGYGLKLKKTPKAEISRRVKEMLELVQLPGFERRKPSELSGGQRQRVAIARALVNNPEVLLLDEPLGALDLQLRRAMQQELKRLQKKLGITFIYITHDQEEAINMSDTIAVMNHGRFEQIGTPDEIYNHPKTSYVATFVGNANILTGIVESIAEEEIDGTSAQITVRTDAGKVKVSMNTAAKSDRGFFPQKGEKVTIAVRSENIRFEENKKIAQQSTPNCTSENTQKSVQEPAEKTTDDSCDGLTAEVIEKTFAGGQLRVVLKTSEGQEIVASRYGIDTNVSVGEKVRCCFLPTDAVLVDREERSEEVLPAQSGPCAGGTNA from the coding sequence ATGTCCGAAATTTCATTAGAACTGAAAAACATAAAAAAGAGCTTCCAGGAAGGTGAGGACATCCTGGAAAGCATCTGTCTTACAGCAAAAAAAGGAGAATTTGTCACCCTGCTGGGGTCTTCCGGCTGTGGAAAAACCACCACACTGCGGATCATTGCAGGTCTGGAACAGCCGGATTCCGGCCAGGTTTTTCTGGATGAAAAGGATGTGACATCTCTGGAACCGAATCAGCGCAATGTGAATACAGTGTTCCAGAATTATGCACTTTTTCCCCATATGAATGTAGCAGATAACATTGGATATGGGCTGAAACTGAAAAAAACACCGAAAGCAGAGATCAGCAGAAGAGTCAAAGAAATGCTGGAGCTTGTTCAGCTTCCGGGCTTTGAGAGGCGTAAGCCGTCAGAGCTTTCCGGCGGTCAGCGCCAGCGCGTGGCCATAGCCAGAGCACTTGTGAACAATCCGGAGGTACTTCTTCTGGACGAACCCCTTGGTGCGCTGGATCTGCAGCTGAGGCGTGCCATGCAGCAAGAGCTGAAGCGCCTGCAGAAGAAGCTGGGGATCACTTTTATCTATATCACCCACGATCAGGAAGAAGCTATCAACATGTCTGATACGATCGCTGTGATGAACCACGGACGCTTTGAGCAGATCGGGACGCCGGATGAGATCTATAATCATCCGAAGACCAGCTATGTGGCAACCTTTGTTGGAAATGCCAATATCCTGACCGGTATTGTGGAAAGCATTGCGGAAGAGGAGATTGACGGTACTTCCGCTCAGATCACCGTAAGAACTGATGCCGGAAAAGTAAAAGTATCAATGAACACCGCAGCCAAATCTGACAGAGGATTTTTTCCGCAAAAAGGAGAAAAGGTTACTATTGCAGTAAGAAGCGAAAATATCCGGTTTGAAGAAAATAAAAAAATTGCACAACAAAGCACGCCAAATTGCACATCAGAAAACACACAAAAGAGTGTACAGGAGCCCGCAGAAAAAACCACAGATGACAGCTGCGATGGCTTAACCGCCGAAGTCATTGAAAAAACCTTCGCCGGCGGCCAGCTCCGTGTTGTTTTGAAAACTTCGGAAGGTCAGGAAATCGTGGCAAGCCGTTACGGCATTGATACAAATGTCAGTGTAGGAGAAAAGGTGCGTTGCTGTTTTCTTCCTACAGATGCAGTGCTGGTAGATAGGGAAGAAAGATCAGAAGAAGTATTGCCGGCTCAGTCAGGTCCCTGTGCAGGAGGAACCAATGCGTAA
- a CDS encoding HAD family hydrolase, with amino-acid sequence MKTLYVSDLDGTLLRKNETLSPYTIKTINALTSSGMLFSYATARSLNTAKKVTESLNTHFPLIIYNGAFVKDNITEEILIANYFAEDIYEVLRDLFAHEIYPIIYSYQNNIEKFSYIAAKATSGMQAFLNSRKGDKRTNIVTTESELMYGDLFYITCIDKPEKLEPFYHKYKNKYHVVYQKDIYTGEQWLEIMPQKASKAQAALQLKQKLECDRLVVFGDGKNDIDMFEIADEAYAVENAVSELKAVATGIIGSNENDGVAKYLQKISIFKPTVL; translated from the coding sequence ATGAAAACATTATACGTATCAGATCTCGATGGGACTCTTTTGAGAAAAAATGAAACTTTATCTCCATATACAATAAAAACGATCAATGCTTTAACTTCTTCAGGCATGTTATTTTCCTATGCAACAGCCCGTTCCTTAAATACGGCAAAAAAAGTAACAGAAAGCCTTAACACACATTTCCCGCTTATTATATACAACGGGGCATTTGTGAAAGATAATATAACAGAGGAAATCCTTATTGCCAATTATTTTGCAGAGGATATATATGAGGTATTGAGGGATCTTTTTGCGCATGAAATATATCCGATCATATATTCATATCAGAATAATATTGAAAAGTTTTCTTATATAGCGGCAAAGGCAACAAGTGGAATGCAGGCATTTTTAAACAGCCGGAAGGGCGACAAACGTACAAATATTGTAACTACAGAATCTGAACTGATGTATGGAGATCTTTTTTATATTACCTGCATTGATAAGCCGGAGAAGCTTGAACCATTTTATCATAAATATAAAAATAAATATCATGTTGTTTATCAAAAAGACATCTATACAGGAGAGCAGTGGCTGGAGATCATGCCGCAAAAAGCATCCAAAGCGCAGGCTGCTTTGCAGTTAAAACAAAAACTGGAATGTGACAGATTAGTTGTTTTTGGTGATGGAAAAAATGATATTGATATGTTTGAAATAGCGGATGAAGCCTATGCAGTGGAAAATGCAGTGAGTGAACTGAAAGCTGTGGCAACCGGGATCATCGGCTCCAATGAAAATGACGGAGTAGCGAAATATCTCCAAAAAATATCTATTTTCAAACCAACTGTTTTATGA